The DNA window CGCTGTGACTGCGGGGAACATGAGATCAGACGATACCAGCAGCGGATCAGTCAGGCATTTCTTGACCGGATGGATATCTGCGTGACCACCAGTGCGGCAACATATGGGGAATTCCGCGGGGAGACACCGGCAGGCGAGAGCAATCTATGGAGTACAGAACATATGAGAAGACAGGTGGAGCGGGCGCAGCAGATCCAAAGAGAACGCTTTGCCGGATCCGGGATCTGTTATAACAGCCAGATTCCGCCGGGGGAGATCGCAGTCTACTGTAAAACCAGTGAAGGAGCAGAAAAAATGTTACAGGGAGCCTTTGAATCGTTACATCTGAGCGGAAGGGCATGCAACCGGATCCTCCGTGTGGCAAGGACGGCGGCGGATCTCGACGGAAAAGAAAGAATCGAAGAAGAGGAGATCGCGGAAGCGATCGGTTATCGGAGTTTTGACAAACATTCTTGGAAACAGGGGGATAAATTATGAGTGAGAACATAAAAATATATAAGAAAACAGAAGAAGGATACCCAAAAACATTATTACAGCTTCCGGATGCTCCGGCGCGGATATATGTGCTGGGAGAATTACCGGATCCGACGCGTCCGGCAATCGCCATCGTTGGTGCGAGAAACTGCAGTTCCTATGGGAAAAATATGGCGTATGAATACGCAAGAGTTCTGACAAAAGCAGGGGTTCAGGTGATCAGCGGACTGGCAAGAGGGGTAGATGCGGCGGCCCATGCAGGAGCACTGGCAGCGGGTGGAAAAACGTATGGCGTGATGGGGTGCGGGGTGGATTTCTGTTATCCGACATCAAGCAGAAACCTGTATCATACCATGCAGCAGCAGGGAGGGATATTATCGGAATTTTCTCCGGGAACACCGCCGCTTGCGTATCATTTTCCACTGCGAAACCGGATCATCAGCGGACTGTCCCAGGCGGTGCTTGTGGTTGAGGCAAAAGAAAAAAGCGGTTCCCTGATCACTGCCGATGCAGCACTCGAGCAGGGGCGGACGGTTTTCGCTCTTCCGGGGCGTGCCGGCGACCTTTTAAGCGAGGGATGTAACCGCCTGATCTACCAGGGAGCGATCCCCGCATGGAAGCCGGAAATCATTCTGGAAGAGATGAAATGGACGAAAAATAAGGGGAAAATACAGGAGAATTTCACAGAGGAGAAAAAAATAGTGCTTGCAAGGGAAGATGATTTGGTGTATAGTTGTCTCGATTTGAACCCAAAAGCCGTGTCACAGTTACAGGACGAGACAGGTTTGTCATCCGGCAGTCTGTTAAAGAGTCTGTATTACCTGACAGCAAAAGATCTGGCCCGCGAAGTCTGGCAGAATTATTATATCCGCACAGAAAAGAGGTGGGCGTAAAGACATGGCAATAAAGAATCAGGAGGAAAACATTGGCTAAATATTTAGTGATTGTGGAGTCACCTGCGAAGGTAAAGACGGTAAAAAAGTTCCTCGGAAGCAATTACGAAGTGGCAGCTTCCAATGGACATGTCCGTGATTTGCCGAAAAGTCAGATGGGCATCGACATAGAGAATGATTATGAACCGAAATATATTACAATCCGTGGAAAAGGAGAACTGCTGGCGAGTCTGAGAAAAGAAGCGAAGAAAGCCGACAAAGTATATCTCGCAACTGACCCGGACCGCGAGGGAGAAGCGATTTCCTGGCATCTGGCAACAGCGTTGAAGCTGGATGAAAAAAAGATGCGCAGGATCACGTTTAACGAGATCACCAAAAGTGCGGTAAAAGAATCCATCAAACATGCCAGAGACATTGATATGAATCTGGTAGATGAGCAGCAGACAAGACGTATCCTGGATCGTATGGTAGGTTACCGGATCAGCCCGGTACTGTGGAAAAAGATCAAACGCGGACTGAGTGCCGGTCGTGTGCAGTCGGTGGCATTGCGTATCATTGCAGACCGGGAAGAAGAAATCAATGCATTTATTCCGGAAGAATACTGGTCTCTGGATGCTGTGTTTAAGATCCCGGGGGAAAAGAAACCGCTGGTTGCAAAGTTCTACGGAAAAGAAAAAGAGAAGATGACGATTTCTTCCAAAGAAGAAGTGGAAAAGATCATGAAAGAACTGGAAGGTGTATCCTATCAGGTCAGCGAGGTGAAAAAAGGAGAGAGAAGCAAGAAAGCGCCGCTTCCGTTTACCACCAGTACCCTGCAGCAGGAGGCTTCCAAGGCACTGAATTTTTCCACGCAGAAGACGATGCGTCTGGCACAGCAGTTATATGAAGGTGTGGATATCAAAGGACAGGGAACCGTTGCACTGATTTCTTACCTGCGTACCGATTCTACCCGTATCTCGGAAGAAGCCGATGCCATGGCAAGAAGCTTTATCGGGGAACATTACGGGGAAAATTATGTGGCAGTTCAGGAGAGCAAACAGAAAGAAAACAAGAACGTACAGGATGCACACGAGGCGATCCGTCCGACCGATGTCTCCCGCATGCCGGCGATTGTAAAAGAATCCCTTTCCAGAGATCAGTTCCGTCTCTATCAGCTGATCTGGAAACGCTTTGTGGCAAGCCGGATGCAGCCTGCCGTATATGAGACAACATCCGTGAAAATCTCCGGCGGGGAATATCTGTTTACCGTTGCCGCATCGAAGATTAAGTTTGACGGTTTCATGTCGGTGTATGTCCAGGCAGACGAGGAGAAGGCACAGAACAATACATTGGTGCGAAGCATTGATAAAGATACCGTTCTGGATTTCCAGGAATTTGACGAGCAGCAGCATTTTACCCAGCCGCCGGCACATTATACGGAAGCTTCCCTGGTAAAGACCATGGAGGAACTGGGCATCGGTCGTCCAAGTACCTATGCGCCGACGATCACCACGATCATTGCAAGAAGATATGTGGCGAAAGAAAATAAGAACCTGTATATGACCGAACTGGGAGAAGTTGTCAATCAGATGATGAAAGAGGCCTTCCCGAGTATCGTGGATGTCAACTTTACCGCTACGATGGAAGATCTGCTGGATAAAGTGGGTGACGGAACTGTAGACTGGAAAGTGGTAGTCCGAAACTTCTATCCGGATCTCGATGAATCCGTAAAAGAAGCGGAGAAGAATCTCGAAGAAGTAAAACTGGAAGATGAAGTCACCGATGTGATCTGCGAAAACTGCGGAAGAAACATGGTGATCAAATACGGTCCGCACGGAAGATTCCTGGCATGCCCGGGCTTCCCGGAGTGTCGAAATACAAAACCGTATCTGGAAAAGATCGGTGTCAAATGTCCAAAGTGTGGAAAAGAAGTGGTTCTTCGCAAGACCAAGAAAGGCCGTAAGTATTACGGCTGCGAGGATAATCCGGAATGTGATTTCATGTCCTGGGCAAAACCGATCAATGAAAAATGTCCGAAATGTGGCGGTTACATGGTAGAAAAGGGAAACAAAAAAGCCTGTGCGGACGAGCAGTGCGGGTATGTGGAAGTAAAAGAAAAATAAAACGAAATCCAAAGATACAGATTCCTGAAAAGGGTCTGTATCTTTTTTTATGATTTTGATTAGGCAGATAAAACAGTCACAATAAATGAAAAAATTGAAATATTCAGAAAATATTATTGTTATTTAGAGAATATCATGGTATAATATGATTAAATTATAAAAATGACAAAAAATCCAGAAAGGAGTAGAAGATGAGCGTACAGTTATTGGACAAAACCAGAAAAATCAATAAATTACTGCACAATAATAATTCTACAAAAGTAGTGTTCAATGATATCTGTAAAGTAATGATGGAAACATTGGATTCAAATATTCTTGTGATCAGTAAGAAAGGAAAAGTTCTTGGTGTCAGTTTATGTCCGGGAGTAGAGGAAATCACAGAATTGATTGAGGATAAAGTCGGAAGTCATGTGGATCCACTGTTAAATGACCGTTTTTTAAGTGTCTTGTCCACCAAGGAAAATGTGAATCTTCAGACTCTGGGATTTGAGCGGGATGATATCCAGCAGTACTGCGCGATCATTAACCCGATCGATATTGCAGGAGAACGGCTGGGAACAGTATTCATGTATCGGAAGGAACGCCAGTATGATATTGAAGATATTATCGTCAGTGAATACGGAACAACCGTAGTGGGACTGGAGATGATGCGTTCCGTCAATGAGGAAAATGCAGAAGAAGCCAGAAAAGTCCATGTGGTAAAAGCAGCTTTCAGTACCCTGTCTTTCTCAGAGCTGGAAGCGATTATTCATATTTTTGATGAACTCGACGGAGACGAGGGAATTCTTGTGGCAAGTAAAATCGCTGATCGTGTGGGAATTACCCGTTCCGTGATCGTCAATGCGCTGAGAAAATTCGAGAGTGCCGGTGTGATCGAGTCCAGATCCAGCGGCATGAAAGGAACCTACATCAAAGTACTCAACGATGTGATCTTTGATGAACTCGAAGAACTGAAAGCGAGAAAGAACCTGAAAGCAACAGAAAAAGACGACTGATACCAGAATCGTTGAAAAAAGAAAAGACAGAAGAAAGAAGCTGAGGAATATTCCCCGGGCTTCTTTTTTTCGTTGCAAATAAATAACCGGGAACCGCCGACAAACTGGAAAAAAATATAGAAAAGTGAGAAAATAAGAGAAAAAAAGAGCATAGATTTAAAAATACGAGAATATATTAGAAATACAAGCGAAAAGTGAAGTTGCGAAAACAGGGCAAAATTACTAATATAAGACCATCGGTAGCACTCAAGACAAACGAGTGCTAATAAAACAGGTTATACGCTTAAAGGAGGCAAATAGATATGAAATTAGTACCATTAGGAGACAGAGTTGTATTAAAACAGTTAGTAGCAGAAGAAACCACAAAATCCGGTATCGTATTACCGGGACAGGCACAGGAAAAACCACAGCAGGCAGAGGTTGTAGCTGTAGGACCTGGCGGAATGGTTGATGGAAAAGAAGTAAAGATGGAAGTAGCAGTTGGAGATCAGGTTATCTACTCCAAATATGCAGGAACAGAAGTAAAACTGGACGGAGAAGAATATATCATCGTAAAACAGAATGACATTCTTGCCGTTGTAAAATAATCGATTTTCAGAAAGAAAAACAGAGATAGAATCAGGAGGAAAAAATCATGGCAAAAGAGATTAAATTTGGAGCAGAAGCCAGAGCAGCCTTAGAGAGAGGTGTAAACCAGCTGGCTGATACCGTAAGAGTTACATTAGGACCGAAAGGAAGAAACGTTGTACTGGCAAAACCATACGGCGCTCCGCTGATCACAAACGACGGTGTTACGATCGCAAAAGAAATCGAACTGGAAGACGGATTTGAAAACATGGGCGCTCAGCTGATCCGTGAAGTAGCATCCAAGACCAACGATGTAGCAGGTGATGGTACTACAACAGCTACCGTACTGGCACAGGCTATGGTAAATGCAGGTATGAAAAACCTGGCAGCAGGTGCTAACCCGATCGTTCTGAGAAAAGGTATGAAGAAAGCAACCGATAAAGCAGTAGAAGCTATCGCAGCTATGAGCAAACCGGTAGAAGGAAAAGAACAGATCGCAAGAGTTGCGGCTGTATCTTCCGGAGACGAAGAGGTTGGTAAACTGGTAGCAGACGCTATGGAAAAAGTTTCCAAAGACGGTGTTATCACAATCGAAGAATCCAAGACCATGAAAACAGAACTGGATCTGGTAGAAGGTATGCAGTTCGATCGTGGATATA is part of the Blautia faecicola genome and encodes:
- the dprA gene encoding DNA-processing protein DprA; protein product: MSENIKIYKKTEEGYPKTLLQLPDAPARIYVLGELPDPTRPAIAIVGARNCSSYGKNMAYEYARVLTKAGVQVISGLARGVDAAAHAGALAAGGKTYGVMGCGVDFCYPTSSRNLYHTMQQQGGILSEFSPGTPPLAYHFPLRNRIISGLSQAVLVVEAKEKSGSLITADAALEQGRTVFALPGRAGDLLSEGCNRLIYQGAIPAWKPEIILEEMKWTKNKGKIQENFTEEKKIVLAREDDLVYSCLDLNPKAVSQLQDETGLSSGSLLKSLYYLTAKDLAREVWQNYYIRTEKRWA
- the topA gene encoding type I DNA topoisomerase; the protein is MAKYLVIVESPAKVKTVKKFLGSNYEVAASNGHVRDLPKSQMGIDIENDYEPKYITIRGKGELLASLRKEAKKADKVYLATDPDREGEAISWHLATALKLDEKKMRRITFNEITKSAVKESIKHARDIDMNLVDEQQTRRILDRMVGYRISPVLWKKIKRGLSAGRVQSVALRIIADREEEINAFIPEEYWSLDAVFKIPGEKKPLVAKFYGKEKEKMTISSKEEVEKIMKELEGVSYQVSEVKKGERSKKAPLPFTTSTLQQEASKALNFSTQKTMRLAQQLYEGVDIKGQGTVALISYLRTDSTRISEEADAMARSFIGEHYGENYVAVQESKQKENKNVQDAHEAIRPTDVSRMPAIVKESLSRDQFRLYQLIWKRFVASRMQPAVYETTSVKISGGEYLFTVAASKIKFDGFMSVYVQADEEKAQNNTLVRSIDKDTVLDFQEFDEQQHFTQPPAHYTEASLVKTMEELGIGRPSTYAPTITTIIARRYVAKENKNLYMTELGEVVNQMMKEAFPSIVDVNFTATMEDLLDKVGDGTVDWKVVVRNFYPDLDESVKEAEKNLEEVKLEDEVTDVICENCGRNMVIKYGPHGRFLACPGFPECRNTKPYLEKIGVKCPKCGKEVVLRKTKKGRKYYGCEDNPECDFMSWAKPINEKCPKCGGYMVEKGNKKACADEQCGYVEVKEK
- the codY gene encoding GTP-sensing pleiotropic transcriptional regulator CodY, with product MSVQLLDKTRKINKLLHNNNSTKVVFNDICKVMMETLDSNILVISKKGKVLGVSLCPGVEEITELIEDKVGSHVDPLLNDRFLSVLSTKENVNLQTLGFERDDIQQYCAIINPIDIAGERLGTVFMYRKERQYDIEDIIVSEYGTTVVGLEMMRSVNEENAEEARKVHVVKAAFSTLSFSELEAIIHIFDELDGDEGILVASKIADRVGITRSVIVNALRKFESAGVIESRSSGMKGTYIKVLNDVIFDELEELKARKNLKATEKDD
- the groES gene encoding co-chaperone GroES, with the translated sequence MKLVPLGDRVVLKQLVAEETTKSGIVLPGQAQEKPQQAEVVAVGPGGMVDGKEVKMEVAVGDQVIYSKYAGTEVKLDGEEYIIVKQNDILAVVK